The following are from one region of the Aequoribacter fuscus genome:
- a CDS encoding class I adenylate-forming enzyme family protein encodes MNRHDVVGMVTSEKAPWELQEVEVKGATQKWFVNGPQSLRQLYEDNLSDEPFYAYEDECYTFQEVYRMAASLAQQLQSRYGVKHGDRVAIAMRNYPEWPIALEAITSIGAIAVAINAWWQPEEIDYAFKLTGVTVVIADQERIERISHIAPESTPHIIAVRAAPSDSTTPIDTLTSSNDPMPSVGIHPDDDAVILFTSGSTGHPKGSVSTHRNILAALLSWEVDFVTHFIMENGEFDQEKIGSAAKSQSTALLAMPLFHVDGLHAVLLSAFRTQRKIVSMYKWDAATAADIIDNEGISTFVGTPAMTGDLVEYAKRSHRNLESLRSTGGGGSARATSQVKDIGQSLKNAAPFTGWGMTETNSIGTGIYGADYLKNPNSSGMCSAVLEVSTIDEQGSFLPPGDRGELVVRGTSVIHGYWNQPQANKESFVGEWFRTGDVAYINDGHLYVVDRIKQLIIRGGENIGCGEVEDALLDHPDVIEASVYGVPDERLGETVAATLYISADAKNVAISDYLQSKLAKFKVPEYLKLCTEQLPRIASGKIDKRRLRQEHIGDLGLPFDSHQ; translated from the coding sequence ATGAATCGACACGACGTGGTGGGAATGGTGACCTCCGAGAAGGCGCCTTGGGAGCTCCAAGAAGTTGAAGTCAAGGGCGCCACGCAAAAGTGGTTTGTAAACGGCCCTCAGTCTCTCCGTCAGCTCTATGAGGACAATCTCAGCGATGAGCCGTTCTATGCCTATGAAGACGAATGCTATACCTTTCAAGAAGTCTATCGAATGGCCGCAAGCCTGGCTCAGCAACTGCAGAGTCGATATGGCGTGAAACATGGGGACCGCGTTGCTATAGCGATGCGCAACTACCCGGAATGGCCCATTGCCCTTGAAGCCATAACGTCCATTGGCGCTATCGCGGTAGCAATTAATGCCTGGTGGCAGCCGGAAGAAATCGACTATGCGTTTAAGCTCACGGGCGTTACCGTGGTCATAGCGGACCAGGAGCGGATAGAACGTATCTCCCACATCGCTCCGGAGTCTACTCCCCATATCATCGCCGTACGTGCAGCCCCGTCAGACTCGACCACTCCAATAGACACACTGACAAGCTCCAACGACCCTATGCCATCGGTAGGTATTCACCCGGACGACGATGCGGTAATACTGTTTACATCCGGTTCAACTGGCCACCCCAAGGGATCCGTATCTACTCACCGCAACATTCTCGCGGCGCTACTTTCGTGGGAGGTCGACTTCGTCACTCATTTCATAATGGAGAACGGCGAATTTGATCAGGAGAAAATAGGAAGCGCAGCAAAATCTCAGAGCACCGCCTTACTGGCAATGCCGTTGTTCCACGTGGATGGACTGCACGCAGTGTTGCTATCTGCCTTCCGCACGCAAAGGAAGATCGTCTCCATGTACAAATGGGATGCGGCCACCGCTGCAGATATCATCGATAACGAAGGCATATCGACCTTTGTTGGGACACCAGCGATGACCGGTGATTTAGTTGAGTATGCAAAACGATCACACAGAAATTTAGAAAGTCTACGCTCAACAGGTGGCGGAGGATCCGCGCGTGCTACGTCCCAGGTGAAGGACATTGGACAATCGCTAAAAAATGCCGCGCCCTTTACTGGCTGGGGAATGACCGAAACCAATTCGATTGGTACCGGTATTTACGGGGCGGACTACCTAAAAAATCCCAACTCGTCTGGCATGTGCTCTGCAGTACTGGAAGTTTCAACGATTGATGAACAGGGCAGCTTTTTGCCTCCTGGGGATCGAGGTGAACTCGTTGTCCGGGGCACCTCTGTAATTCACGGATATTGGAATCAGCCCCAGGCCAACAAAGAGTCATTTGTCGGAGAGTGGTTCCGAACTGGTGATGTAGCCTATATCAATGACGGGCATCTTTATGTGGTCGACCGCATTAAGCAACTCATTATTCGGGGTGGTGAGAACATTGGCTGTGGCGAGGTAGAAGACGCCTTGCTGGATCATCCTGACGTGATAGAAGCCAGCGTTTATGGTGTGCCTGATGAACGTCTAGGAGAAACCGTTGCCGCGACACTTTACATAAGCGCGGATGCAAAAAATGTCGCAATTTCTGACTATCTGCAATCGAAGCTAGCCAAATTCAAAGTGCCTGAGTACTTGAAACTGTGTACAGAGCAATTGCCCAGAATAGCATCCGGCAAGATCGACAAGCGTCGTCTACGCCAAGAGCACATAGGCGATCTGGGTCTGCCTTTTGACAGCCATCAATGA
- the acs gene encoding acetate--CoA ligase has translation MSEFQTHPVPANFKDAHINAEKYQAMYKRSIEDPEGFFGEMASEFLSWDQPWDSVVNYDFVKGEAAWFSGGKLNVSYNCIDRHLPERADQTALIWEGDDPADSKHITYGELKEQVCKLANVLKARGVQKGDRVCIYMPMIPEAAYAMLACTRIGAVHSIVFGGFSPEALKDRILDSDCQTVITADEGVRGGRSVPLKVNADKALQSCPNVHTCLVVERTGNDVNWVEGRDQWYHELMAGADADCAPEPMDSEDPLFILYTSGSTGKPKGVLHTTGGYLLQAAMTFKYVFDYREGEVYWCTADVGWVTGHTYIVYGPLANGAISLMFEGVPTYPDAGRCWEVVDKHQVNTFYTAPTAIRALMAVGDEPVTRSSRSSLRLLGTVGEPINPEAWEWYHRVVGDERCPIIDTWWQTETGAHMITPLPGAVDLKPGSATFPFFGVELALLNEDGSEVEGAGSGYLVVKSSWPSQIRSVYGDHQRMIDTYFSNYAGYYFTGDGATRDEDGYYWITGRVDDVLNVSGHRMGTAEVESALVLHDKIAEAAVVGFPHDIKGQGIYAYVTPMAGVEPDDDLRAELIQLCVKEIGPIAKPDIIQWAPGLPKTRSGKIMRRILRKIAENELDSLGDTSTLADPSVVDHLVANKLS, from the coding sequence ATGTCCGAGTTTCAGACACACCCAGTACCAGCGAATTTCAAAGACGCGCACATCAACGCCGAGAAGTACCAGGCCATGTACAAGCGCTCCATCGAGGATCCCGAGGGCTTCTTTGGCGAGATGGCCAGTGAGTTCCTGAGTTGGGACCAGCCCTGGGACAGCGTGGTCAACTACGATTTCGTGAAGGGCGAGGCTGCCTGGTTCTCAGGCGGCAAGCTCAATGTCAGCTACAACTGTATCGACCGTCACCTGCCGGAGCGCGCCGACCAGACCGCGCTGATCTGGGAGGGGGATGATCCCGCCGACAGCAAGCACATCACCTATGGCGAGCTGAAGGAACAGGTCTGTAAGCTGGCTAACGTGTTGAAGGCGCGCGGCGTACAGAAAGGCGACCGGGTCTGCATCTACATGCCGATGATTCCCGAGGCGGCCTACGCCATGCTCGCCTGTACCCGCATCGGCGCGGTTCACTCCATTGTGTTCGGCGGCTTCTCGCCCGAAGCGCTGAAGGATCGTATCCTCGATTCCGACTGCCAGACCGTGATCACTGCCGACGAGGGCGTGCGCGGTGGACGCTCGGTACCGCTCAAGGTCAACGCCGACAAGGCGCTGCAGTCCTGCCCCAATGTACACACCTGCCTGGTGGTAGAGCGCACCGGCAATGACGTCAACTGGGTGGAAGGCCGCGACCAGTGGTACCACGAGTTGATGGCTGGCGCCGACGCCGATTGCGCGCCGGAGCCCATGGACTCCGAAGACCCGCTGTTCATCCTCTATACTTCCGGCTCCACCGGCAAGCCCAAGGGCGTGCTGCACACCACCGGCGGCTACCTGCTGCAGGCGGCCATGACCTTCAAGTACGTGTTCGACTATCGCGAGGGCGAGGTCTATTGGTGCACCGCCGATGTGGGCTGGGTGACCGGCCACACCTACATCGTCTACGGCCCCCTGGCCAACGGCGCCATCTCCCTGATGTTCGAGGGCGTCCCCACCTACCCCGATGCCGGCCGCTGCTGGGAAGTGGTGGACAAGCACCAGGTCAACACTTTCTACACTGCCCCCACGGCGATCCGCGCCCTGATGGCGGTGGGCGATGAGCCGGTTACCCGCTCCTCCCGTTCCAGCCTGCGCCTGCTTGGCACCGTGGGTGAGCCTATCAACCCGGAGGCCTGGGAGTGGTACCACCGCGTGGTCGGCGACGAGCGTTGCCCCATCATCGATACCTGGTGGCAGACCGAGACCGGCGCCCACATGATCACCCCGCTGCCCGGGGCTGTAGACCTCAAGCCCGGTTCCGCCACCTTCCCCTTCTTCGGTGTGGAGCTGGCCCTGCTGAACGAAGACGGCTCCGAGGTTGAAGGCGCCGGTTCCGGCTACCTGGTGGTGAAGTCCTCCTGGCCCAGCCAGATCCGCAGTGTCTATGGCGATCACCAGCGCATGATAGACACCTACTTCAGCAACTATGCCGGCTACTACTTCACCGGTGACGGCGCCACCCGCGACGAGGACGGCTACTACTGGATCACCGGCCGTGTGGACGACGTGCTCAACGTATCCGGCCACCGCATGGGCACCGCCGAGGTGGAGAGCGCCCTGGTACTGCACGACAAGATCGCAGAGGCCGCCGTGGTCGGCTTCCCCCACGATATCAAGGGCCAGGGTATCTACGCCTATGTCACCCCGATGGCAGGCGTGGAGCCGGACGACGACTTGCGCGCGGAGTTGATCCAGCTGTGTGTGAAGGAAATCGGCCCCATCGCCAAGCCCGACATTATCCAGTGGGCCCCGGGCCTGCCCAAGACGCGCTCCGGCAAGATCATGCGTCGCATCCTGCGCAAGATCGCCGAGAACGAGCTGGACAGCCTGGGCGATACCAGCACCCTGGCGGATCCCTCTGTGGTGGATCACCTTGTCGCCAACAAGTTATCTTAA
- the exaC gene encoding acetaldehyde dehydrogenase ExaC has product MTYAQPGQEGSVVSFKSRYDNFIGGEWVAPADGRYFENVTPVTGQVYCEVARSSAADIEKALDAAHAARASWGATSVADRSNLLLKIADRVEQNLEMLAVAETWENGKAVRETLNADLPLFVDHFRYFAGCIRAQEGSAAELDATTASYHFHEPYGVVGQIIPWNFPLLMAAWKLAPALAAGNCVVMKPAEQTPVTILLVMELIQDILPAGVVNIVNGFGAEAGAALSQSTRIAKLAFTGSTAVGNEILKCAANNLIPSTVELGGKSPNIYFEDVLDYEDDYLNKCAEGLLLGFFNQGEVCTCPSRALIQESIYDRFLDIVVERSKTIKQGNPLDPETQVGAQASKEQFDKIMSYMEIGRQEGAQILIGGDSANLSGDLSGGYYVQPTLMAGKNDMRIFQEEIFGPTLGVTSFKDEAEALAIANDTDYGLGAGVWTRDMNRAYRMGRGIQAGRVWTNCYHAYPAHAAFGGYKKSGIGRETHKMMLDHYQQTKNLLVSYSIDPLGFF; this is encoded by the coding sequence ATGACGTATGCACAACCCGGCCAGGAAGGATCTGTAGTTTCCTTCAAATCGCGCTATGACAATTTCATCGGCGGCGAATGGGTAGCGCCCGCTGACGGCCGTTACTTCGAAAATGTGACTCCGGTAACCGGCCAGGTGTACTGTGAGGTGGCCCGTTCCTCGGCGGCGGATATTGAGAAGGCCCTTGATGCGGCGCATGCAGCGCGAGCAAGTTGGGGTGCCACCTCGGTAGCCGACCGGTCCAACCTGCTGCTGAAGATCGCTGACCGCGTCGAGCAGAATCTTGAAATGCTGGCGGTTGCGGAGACCTGGGAGAATGGTAAAGCCGTACGCGAGACCCTGAATGCTGACCTGCCCCTGTTTGTAGACCACTTCCGCTATTTTGCGGGCTGCATCAGGGCCCAGGAAGGCAGCGCCGCTGAACTGGATGCGACAACGGCCAGCTATCACTTCCACGAGCCCTACGGCGTGGTGGGCCAGATCATTCCCTGGAACTTCCCCCTGCTGATGGCCGCCTGGAAACTGGCGCCGGCGCTGGCCGCGGGTAACTGCGTGGTCATGAAGCCCGCCGAGCAGACCCCGGTGACCATTCTCCTGGTGATGGAGCTGATACAGGACATTCTGCCCGCTGGCGTGGTTAATATCGTCAACGGCTTCGGGGCGGAAGCGGGGGCGGCACTCTCGCAAAGTACACGCATTGCCAAGCTGGCCTTCACCGGCTCGACGGCGGTGGGTAATGAGATTCTCAAGTGCGCGGCGAACAACCTCATTCCTTCAACGGTTGAGCTGGGTGGTAAGTCACCGAATATCTACTTTGAGGATGTTCTGGACTATGAAGATGACTACCTTAACAAGTGTGCGGAGGGTCTGCTGCTGGGCTTCTTCAACCAGGGTGAAGTGTGTACCTGTCCCTCCCGTGCACTGATCCAGGAATCCATCTATGACCGTTTCCTTGATATCGTGGTTGAGCGTTCAAAGACCATTAAGCAGGGCAATCCGCTGGATCCTGAGACACAGGTTGGTGCGCAGGCCTCCAAGGAACAGTTTGACAAGATCATGAGCTACATGGAGATCGGTCGGCAGGAAGGTGCACAGATTCTGATCGGCGGTGATAGTGCCAACCTGTCCGGTGATCTGTCCGGCGGTTACTACGTGCAGCCGACCCTGATGGCGGGCAAGAACGACATGCGCATTTTCCAGGAGGAGATCTTTGGGCCGACGCTGGGTGTGACCTCTTTCAAGGACGAGGCCGAAGCACTGGCCATCGCCAACGATACTGACTATGGCCTGGGTGCCGGCGTCTGGACCCGCGACATGAATCGCGCCTACCGCATGGGACGGGGCATTCAGGCGGGTCGCGTGTGGACCAACTGCTACCACGCCTATCCTGCGCACGCGGCCTTTGGCGGATACAAGAAGTCGGGTATTGGCCGTGAAACCCACAAGATGATGCTTGACCATTACCAGCAGACCAAGAACCTGCTGGTGAGCTACAGCATCGACCCGCTGGGTTTCTTCTGA
- a CDS encoding glycyl-radical enzyme activating protein, with translation MGPDASLIDAIAVTEPRKASLYFDIKRNTLDDGPGIRSVVFFKGCPLSCTWCQNPESINTGYELSYDAEKCISCHDCADACPEQAIDLSSPDKIIRDKCTQCFKCVDVCPSGALERCGNDIDMDHLVEKVLEDEAFFEASGGGVTVSGGEALMQMDSVGELFSRLKQRNVHTLIQTAGLFNYKVFENLVLPYTDTIYFDLKLMDSDAHKQYCGVPNHSIHENFRKVQALARDSVIEVLPRVPLVPFITDTDENLSAIADFMLENGVKNMQILPYNPIWLDKLPRFGSVQRLDFGEGTGKFMPDAELDRCTEIFESRGIHVHCHR, from the coding sequence ATGGGGCCTGATGCAAGCCTGATTGATGCGATAGCAGTTACCGAGCCAAGGAAGGCTTCGCTGTACTTCGACATCAAGAGAAACACCCTGGACGACGGGCCGGGTATTCGCAGCGTGGTGTTCTTCAAGGGCTGCCCGCTGTCTTGTACCTGGTGCCAGAATCCGGAAAGCATCAACACCGGTTACGAACTCTCCTATGATGCAGAGAAGTGCATCAGCTGTCACGACTGTGCTGACGCCTGCCCCGAGCAGGCGATCGACCTGAGTTCGCCCGACAAAATCATCCGCGACAAATGCACCCAGTGCTTCAAGTGCGTTGATGTCTGCCCATCCGGTGCTCTGGAGCGCTGTGGCAATGACATCGACATGGATCATCTGGTGGAGAAGGTGCTTGAAGACGAGGCCTTCTTCGAGGCCTCCGGCGGCGGGGTTACTGTCTCCGGCGGCGAGGCGCTGATGCAGATGGATTCGGTCGGCGAACTGTTCTCGCGGCTGAAGCAGCGGAATGTTCACACGCTGATCCAGACAGCGGGCCTATTCAATTACAAGGTATTTGAAAATCTGGTATTGCCCTACACCGACACCATCTACTTTGATCTCAAGTTGATGGACAGCGATGCGCACAAGCAGTACTGCGGCGTTCCCAACCATTCTATTCATGAGAACTTCAGGAAGGTCCAGGCCCTGGCACGGGATTCGGTGATCGAGGTTCTGCCGCGGGTCCCGTTGGTGCCCTTTATCACCGACACGGATGAAAACCTCAGTGCCATTGCTGACTTTATGCTCGAGAACGGCGTAAAGAACATGCAGATCTTGCCGTACAACCCGATTTGGCTCGACAAGCTGCCACGCTTCGGCAGTGTCCAGCGTCTGGACTTCGGTGAAGGGACAGGCAAGTTCATGCCGGACGCGGAGCTTGACCGCTGTACGGAGATTTTTGAGTCCAGAGGTATTCACGTCCATTGTCACAGGTGA
- a CDS encoding pyruvate formate lyase family protein yields the protein MNAITNVVGQSLEDGARVARLKKAVDEATYGGCIERAVLWSEYYMDEANDGKSTAVQIAEATRHVLANKTVKIYPDELIVGNFTAKRVAGICYPELGGLGIMIGVDKLPTRKVNPLEISEDEQAKLQSYIPFWMDKNMAYLAFDGQEEQMRFVKEQSEALQYQLYEAGGIAHLAPGYEKVIKLGAEGIIAEVEAFEAQTNDPSKLDFYQSVKISMNALAEFGDRYATEARRLAEAEADPQRKLDLERIAEVCARVPRYGATSFYEAVQSMTLTHIAIFQETTGETTCPGRVDQFLNSYYEEDLAAGRISRQEAKDILGAFCVKVCETIPMYSDKLTSMLGGLTSWEVVTIGGQDSEGNDATNELSFILLELADELRMRQPNFHVRLHENTPKAFYDEVIRVNFGPGSAPAMYNDETIIESMMNVGYSLEDARDYVAIGCVEPTAPGKTLGSTDAGMYNMALALEMALNEGCQFGSDRQIGVKTPPVSSMKSMDDVLDAYKVQVKHQLGKLHADLQKCEQFHAKHHPTPLTSATLEGCLEQGVCSTQGGAKYNFSGIQGTGMAVVADSLGAIESAVFEDKWLTLEELVAHLKDNLSDEVVRTRLEGIDKFGNDIPKADAWMKWVGDHYSDSIHALGKNTRGGQYLAGVYSNTSHTHFGGLINATPNGRRAGETFASGFAPENGADKRGSTALINSMNRIDFKKFANGINFNIKLDASSYECDDGKSALGSMYKVYFKRHGMQVQANMLDPKILIEARDNPELHPNLLIRVSGYSAYFNDLSPEMQDEVISRSSNGA from the coding sequence ATGAATGCAATTACTAATGTCGTTGGTCAGTCACTGGAAGATGGTGCTCGAGTCGCTCGCCTGAAGAAAGCTGTCGACGAGGCTACCTACGGTGGCTGCATCGAGCGCGCAGTGCTTTGGTCAGAGTATTACATGGATGAGGCCAACGATGGGAAATCTACGGCCGTTCAGATAGCTGAAGCGACACGCCACGTCCTGGCCAACAAAACGGTGAAAATCTATCCTGACGAGCTGATTGTTGGCAACTTCACCGCCAAACGGGTCGCCGGCATCTGTTATCCGGAGTTGGGCGGTCTGGGCATAATGATTGGTGTCGACAAACTACCCACCCGCAAGGTCAATCCTCTCGAGATCAGCGAAGACGAGCAGGCAAAACTCCAGTCATATATTCCGTTCTGGATGGACAAGAATATGGCTTATCTTGCCTTTGACGGGCAGGAAGAGCAGATGCGCTTTGTTAAGGAGCAGAGTGAAGCACTGCAGTACCAATTGTATGAGGCTGGTGGTATTGCTCACCTGGCACCCGGCTACGAGAAAGTGATCAAACTGGGTGCCGAGGGCATCATCGCCGAGGTGGAGGCCTTCGAGGCACAAACCAACGATCCCTCCAAGCTGGACTTCTACCAGTCTGTGAAAATCTCAATGAATGCGCTGGCAGAGTTTGGTGACCGCTATGCGACCGAGGCGCGTAGGCTGGCAGAGGCTGAAGCGGACCCTCAGCGGAAACTTGATCTAGAGCGGATTGCGGAGGTCTGCGCTCGCGTACCACGTTATGGCGCAACCAGTTTCTATGAAGCGGTCCAATCAATGACCCTCACCCACATCGCCATTTTCCAGGAGACAACAGGTGAAACCACCTGTCCGGGCCGCGTGGACCAATTCCTGAATTCCTACTATGAAGAGGATTTGGCGGCTGGACGTATTTCAAGACAAGAGGCGAAAGATATTCTGGGAGCTTTCTGCGTAAAGGTATGCGAAACCATCCCCATGTACTCCGACAAGCTGACCAGCATGCTCGGTGGATTGACCAGCTGGGAGGTAGTGACCATCGGTGGTCAGGACTCCGAGGGCAACGATGCGACCAATGAACTGAGTTTCATTTTGTTGGAGCTCGCCGATGAGTTGCGCATGCGCCAGCCCAACTTCCACGTCCGTCTCCACGAGAACACACCCAAGGCATTCTACGATGAGGTCATCCGGGTGAACTTCGGCCCGGGTTCGGCGCCCGCCATGTATAACGACGAGACCATCATCGAGTCCATGATGAATGTCGGTTATTCCCTGGAGGATGCCAGGGACTATGTCGCCATCGGCTGTGTTGAGCCCACGGCGCCGGGCAAGACCCTGGGTTCCACCGACGCCGGGATGTACAACATGGCCCTGGCCCTGGAAATGGCGCTCAACGAGGGGTGCCAGTTTGGTTCTGACCGACAGATCGGTGTCAAGACACCCCCGGTCTCCAGCATGAAGAGCATGGATGACGTATTGGACGCCTACAAGGTGCAGGTGAAGCATCAGCTGGGCAAGCTGCACGCGGATTTGCAGAAGTGTGAACAGTTCCACGCCAAGCACCACCCCACCCCTCTTACCAGCGCTACACTCGAAGGCTGCCTGGAGCAGGGCGTTTGCTCTACACAGGGTGGCGCGAAGTACAATTTCTCCGGTATCCAGGGCACCGGCATGGCGGTCGTGGCCGATTCCCTGGGGGCCATTGAGAGTGCTGTGTTCGAGGACAAGTGGCTCACCCTTGAGGAGCTGGTCGCTCACCTGAAAGACAATCTCTCGGATGAGGTTGTGCGGACCAGGCTGGAAGGCATCGATAAATTTGGCAACGATATTCCCAAGGCGGATGCCTGGATGAAGTGGGTCGGGGATCACTACTCCGATTCCATTCACGCCCTGGGCAAGAATACCCGCGGTGGCCAGTACCTGGCGGGCGTGTACTCCAACACTTCCCACACCCACTTCGGCGGGCTGATCAATGCCACACCAAATGGCCGTCGTGCCGGCGAGACCTTCGCCTCGGGTTTTGCGCCGGAAAACGGTGCAGACAAGCGTGGCTCCACCGCCTTGATCAATTCGATGAACCGGATCGATTTCAAGAAGTTTGCCAATGGCATCAACTTCAATATCAAGCTGGATGCCTCCAGTTACGAGTGTGACGATGGTAAGAGTGCACTGGGTAGCATGTACAAGGTGTACTTCAAACGGCACGGTATGCAGGTGCAGGCCAATATGCTGGATCCGAAAATCCTGATTGAGGCACGGGACAACCCGGAGTTGCACCCCAACCTGCTGATTCGGGTATCTGGCTACTCGGCGTACTTCAACGATCTATCACCTGAAATGCAGGATGAGGTGATATCCCGGAGCAGTAATGGGGCCTGA
- a CDS encoding LysR substrate-binding domain-containing protein, which yields MLRNQDLNLLPIFDALMQEQQLSRAAERLCMSQPAVSNALKRLRISFRDDLFVRTRRGLKPTQRAVELHEAIAPVLESLSHTFDDQTFSPEVSDRTLDISMDIAAEYVFAPDVLGILLPVAPNLRIRFHPDHIPDIAGRLKDGRLNYALEYGPVLSDEFDSAHFADETLSVICAKSHPSIKGSLSLEQYTSLPHVSLVPRPSFSAGQTAGEVTPVEYIVGGDLPTRNIGLRVASSLAIPEIVATTDLIATLSTRLVLPLVESGELQRFDPPFNNIGFEFRLYWHKSRSKDPFHQWFINELAEHQNSIRGQRN from the coding sequence GTGCTTCGAAACCAGGATTTGAATCTCTTGCCCATATTTGATGCATTGATGCAGGAGCAGCAGCTTTCCAGGGCGGCGGAACGGTTGTGTATGAGCCAGCCTGCAGTTAGTAATGCATTGAAACGTCTCCGAATCAGCTTCAGGGATGATCTATTTGTCAGGACAAGACGGGGGCTGAAGCCAACCCAGCGCGCAGTGGAGCTGCATGAGGCTATAGCACCTGTTCTGGAGTCACTCAGCCATACGTTCGACGATCAAACCTTTAGTCCAGAAGTATCAGATAGGACGTTGGATATCTCCATGGATATTGCAGCGGAGTATGTTTTCGCTCCTGATGTGCTAGGGATACTGCTTCCGGTGGCTCCAAACCTTAGGATTCGGTTCCATCCTGACCATATTCCGGACATTGCTGGGCGTTTGAAGGATGGGCGTTTGAACTATGCATTGGAGTATGGGCCAGTCTTATCCGATGAGTTTGATTCGGCTCATTTTGCGGACGAAACCCTGTCAGTTATTTGTGCCAAGAGTCACCCGAGCATCAAGGGAAGTCTCTCCCTGGAGCAATACACGTCGCTTCCGCATGTGTCGCTGGTCCCACGCCCCAGCTTTTCTGCTGGTCAAACAGCTGGAGAAGTAACTCCCGTTGAGTACATCGTCGGAGGTGACTTGCCTACAAGGAATATTGGTCTCAGGGTGGCCAGTTCGCTCGCTATTCCTGAGATCGTCGCGACAACAGACCTTATTGCCACGCTGTCTACCCGACTAGTTTTACCGCTTGTTGAATCGGGGGAACTGCAGCGTTTCGATCCGCCTTTCAACAATATAGGGTTTGAGTTTCGTCTGTACTGGCATAAGAGTCGGTCTAAAGATCCATTTCATCAATGGTTTATCAACGAGCTTGCTGAACACCAAAATAGTATTCGAGGTCAGAGGAACTAA
- a CDS encoding FCD domain-containing protein, whose translation MISANDPFYQDVARQLEALILDRTLLPGSKIPSERQLAQRLSVSRPVVREALKELRGRGIIETQRGRGSFVSEMLPAASDQSPLRHLFRDHSRAVYDLLEVRELLEGQSAFYAALRLTPADRYRISKAYEAMDHSTSGEIDVNIEAKLDHNFHQAISEATHNPFLAYTLRSLSQLLLDSVITSVNNLYHRPEQRMMLSAQHHSIFVAIMDQKPDEARAAAVLHIQEIRKSLQAIEMENQRLERAGKWELIREKQ comes from the coding sequence ATGATTAGCGCTAACGACCCGTTCTATCAGGATGTGGCCAGGCAGTTGGAAGCCTTGATTCTAGACAGAACATTGCTCCCGGGGAGCAAAATCCCTTCCGAGCGCCAGTTGGCCCAAAGACTCTCTGTATCGCGGCCGGTAGTGCGTGAAGCGCTGAAGGAGTTAAGAGGCAGGGGAATTATCGAGACTCAACGTGGCCGGGGATCCTTTGTATCAGAAATGTTACCGGCAGCGTCCGATCAGTCGCCGCTTCGGCACCTATTTCGAGACCACTCAAGGGCCGTATACGATCTCCTTGAGGTCCGAGAGTTACTGGAGGGACAATCCGCCTTCTACGCTGCTTTACGCCTGACGCCGGCTGATCGCTATCGTATTTCCAAGGCCTATGAAGCAATGGACCATTCGACCTCGGGTGAGATTGACGTGAACATCGAAGCAAAGCTGGATCACAACTTTCATCAAGCGATATCAGAAGCAACCCACAATCCCTTCCTGGCATACACGTTGCGTAGTTTGTCCCAACTGCTATTAGATTCTGTTATCACATCAGTAAATAATCTCTATCATCGGCCAGAACAGCGAATGATGTTGAGTGCACAACATCACTCTATCTTTGTGGCCATTATGGACCAGAAGCCAGATGAAGCACGTGCCGCAGCAGTTCTCCACATTCAGGAAATTCGAAAGAGCCTGCAAGCCATTGAAATGGAAAATCAACGGCTGGAGCGCGCTGGAAAGTGGGAACTAATAAGGGAAAAACAATAG